Below is a window of Shewanella khirikhana DNA.
GCTGTAGTTACTGATGGCATGAAGTTCGGCGTACATCAAAACCAGCCCTGCAAGTAAAGTCCGGGCTCGCCCTCACGGCGAAACACCCAGCACAGGCCACCTTCATGGTGGCGGGCAAGATAATAGTCACGCGCCGCGCCCATGGGTTTCCCGCTTGGCAAACTCTCGCTTACCTGGCCTGTATCAAGCTCAGTTACGCTTTGAGCCGCCACGGTTTGGCTGCCATGCCACCAGGGTTCACGCAGCCGCTCCGGGCCGCGCAGCAGCTCGACATCGGTTTCTGCAATCGCTTCGGGCGTTACCAAAAGCCAGGGCGGGCGGCAGGCAAGTGACAGCCCTTCTGTGGCAGCATCCTGTGTGGCCGCAGGCTTACTGGCTGCTGCGGCTTTTGTCGCTGTCTCGCTCAGTTCCATCACAGCAGTCGCGGCTTCGCTCGTTGCAGCTTTGTTCGTAACAGGCTCATTGGCCGCTGCTAAGCCCGTAATTGCTAAATCTGTAACTGTTAAGTGCGTCGCTGTTGCGGCTTTTTTATCTGCTGCTGGAGTGATACCGGCAGCTGCTGCGCGTTGCCGCGCTGGCATGGATGAGGTGAATGGCTCTGTTGGCTTAAGCTCTGTTGGCTTAGGCTCTTTTGGCTTAGCCTCTGTCAGTTTTGGCTGGGTCAGTTTTGGCTGGGTCAGTTTGGGCGGAGTTGGCTTTGACTGCTGGCGTGAAGGCTTTGCAGCTAAAGATGAGGCTGACAAAGATGATGCAGGCAAAGCCGTATGGGCAACCGCCACAGGTGCCGACATCGGTTGCAGGCAAAAGCTGTGCTCCGGCAAGAGCGCCTTTCTGGCGCCAAGGCGCTTTACCCTGTCTTGCCCCAATCGGGCTTCGAGCCGGGCCAGCAAGCTCAGGCTGGCTCTGTGACTGTTTTCGATGGCTCCTGCCAGCGGCGCACTTCTGGGGCTAAAGTGACAGCGGTGCAGCGTCAGTGCCACCACGGGCGCGGCCAGCGTAAAGCGCTCCAGTTGCAAACGGCACAGGGCCAACAGGCCATCGGCGGTGTATTCGGCAAAGGGGTATGCCAGCGACAGGCGCGCTTCATGAGCCTCTGCTGTGGGCTGAATCGACTCAGCTTTATCCAAAGCTCTGGATAGCGCACCTGTCACGCTTCCCTGACCGATACTTGCCTCTCTACCAGTGGTCTCGGAGGTTTCTGTGGTCTCTATGGTTTCTGTGAAGGTTGCCCGGTAATGCAACACCAGCTCCAGCATGGAAACCGCCAACTGTCGCTGACGTAAAAACAGCGCAAGCTCGGCAAACATACGCCCAAGCACAAACACCAGGGCATTGAGACTTTCGGCCTCATACATCAGCTCAAGCCGCTGACGATACTCTTCCTGCGGGCAATAAAAGCTCTGGGGATGGGGCTGCTTACCGTTAAGCCTTGCCAATAGCAGCACAAATTCAGGACCAAAGCGGATCCCAAGCTCGGCGGCGGGTAAAGCCTGCAGCGCACCTATATGCTCAAGCCCCATGCCCTCCAAACGAAAAAGCAGCGTCTCAGGCACAGGCAGGGTTGAGATTGGCAGCGCCGATAATTGCCGTGATAAAACCTCTGCTGCGCTTTTGGGCTCAGCAATCGCTTTTGATGCTGATTTTGAAGCGAAAACCTTGAGAGCCGATTGCGACGTTGCAGCCCTGGCAAACACTGGCTGCAGCGTCTTTGATGCCAGACTGGGCCGGGTTTTGGCCAGCATACCCGCTGCCAACGGCGTGGCAGCAAACGCCATGGCAAAGTGGCAGTTAAGTCCTTCAAGCGCGGCGGCCAATGCTTTTGCCAGCGCCGCTTCGCCGCCAAAGAGTTTTGCCATAGAGCCGGTTTCAAGCAGCAGTACATCGTGGCAACGGGCAAAAAACGTATCGGGCTCAGGAGGCGGCACCAGGCGGGCACTGAAACTGTAGCCGTGGCGACACAGCCAGTCGCAGCCTTGCCGGTGCAGCGAGAGATTGAAGGGAAATGGCTGCACATTGGGGCACAGCTGCGCCGCGCTGCCCATGCTCTGACCTGCCATAACCCCGGCATTGGCCGCCTGCGGGCAGGCTTTAAGCACCCGCGCCTTTGCCACATCGTACAAAATAAGTGGCATGGATGGCGCCAGCCCCTGCACATGGCGCAGATAATCCAGCTCCCAATGGGGTAGCCATACACCAAGCCAGCGCATCAACCCTTAACCCAAACAGATTGATGACGGCTAAGCCCGCGGGCCAAACAGCAGCGCTGCTGAACGAACAGGCTCTGCTGAAACAAATGTCTTTGATGGACGCGCAGGCAATCACGGATAAATGACATACATCATCCTCCTGCTCAGGCGCCGCCCCAGGGGCCCTGCACCACCTGCATGGATGGCTGCGGCGGTAAGTAGCGTGCAAGCAGTGGGGAAAGCCCCTCAATCTGCAAACTGTCCTGCGGTTTGCCGCCGCGGCGTTTCAGTAAAGCGAGTTCCAGCCTGTCTGAGTTACCGCCCGGGGTTAACCCCAAACGCAGCGGCAAAGGATTACCCTCAGTGGCGTCAGTCACCAGAATAATGGCCAGACAGCCGCCCTTTTCCGCCGCCAGCTGCAAACGCCGGGCTTCGGTCAGGCTTAAACGGTCAAGCCAGCCCAACAACAAACGGCAGCCACCACTGGCCAGACTCTGCTCCATAGCCCAGAGTCTGTCCTTACGCGCGTTGACATCCACCAGGCAAAAGCCTTCCGGCCGCAGTCCATGTTGCAATAAGTACTGCGGATTCAACTGCCAGGGAGC
It encodes the following:
- a CDS encoding Y-family DNA polymerase, translated to MRWLGVWLPHWELDYLRHVQGLAPSMPLILYDVAKARVLKACPQAANAGVMAGQSMGSAAQLCPNVQPFPFNLSLHRQGCDWLCRHGYSFSARLVPPPEPDTFFARCHDVLLLETGSMAKLFGGEAALAKALAAALEGLNCHFAMAFAATPLAAGMLAKTRPSLASKTLQPVFARAATSQSALKVFASKSASKAIAEPKSAAEVLSRQLSALPISTLPVPETLLFRLEGMGLEHIGALQALPAAELGIRFGPEFVLLLARLNGKQPHPQSFYCPQEEYRQRLELMYEAESLNALVFVLGRMFAELALFLRQRQLAVSMLELVLHYRATFTETIETTETSETTGREASIGQGSVTGALSRALDKAESIQPTAEAHEARLSLAYPFAEYTADGLLALCRLQLERFTLAAPVVALTLHRCHFSPRSAPLAGAIENSHRASLSLLARLEARLGQDRVKRLGARKALLPEHSFCLQPMSAPVAVAHTALPASSLSASSLAAKPSRQQSKPTPPKLTQPKLTQPKLTEAKPKEPKPTELKPTEPFTSSMPARQRAAAAGITPAADKKAATATHLTVTDLAITGLAAANEPVTNKAATSEAATAVMELSETATKAAAASKPAATQDAATEGLSLACRPPWLLVTPEAIAETDVELLRGPERLREPWWHGSQTVAAQSVTELDTGQVSESLPSGKPMGAARDYYLARHHEGGLCWVFRREGEPGLYLQGWF
- the imuA gene encoding translesion DNA synthesis-associated protein ImuA, with the translated sequence MKTSPQELSKQLGRQDIWLGQQTCQQPGYATGFETLDAALPDSGWPRHGVCELSCPVPGSQSMLLLTPLLRCIQGENDTPVILVGAPWQLNPQYLLQHGLRPEGFCLVDVNARKDRLWAMEQSLASGGCRLLLGWLDRLSLTEARRLQLAAEKGGCLAIILVTDATEGNPLPLRLGLTPGGNSDRLELALLKRRGGKPQDSLQIEGLSPLLARYLPPQPSMQVVQGPWGGA